The following proteins are co-located in the Manihot esculenta cultivar AM560-2 chromosome 9, M.esculenta_v8, whole genome shotgun sequence genome:
- the LOC110622353 gene encoding cell division cycle 20.1, cofactor of APC complex gives MDAGSVNSSSNLKSQSRFPLQEQILQRKSSKENLDRFIPNRSAIDWDYAHYMLTEGKKGKENPLDCSPAREAYRKQLAETLNLNRTRILAFKNKPPAPVELIPQEHISSSQLQAKPTKPRRHIPQSSERTLDAPDLVDDFYLNLLDWGSSNVLAIALGNSVYLWDASDGSTSELVTIDDEIGPVTSVNWAPDGRHIAIGLNNSEVQLWDSAANRQLRTLKGGHRSRVGSLAWNNHILTTGGMDGQIINNDVRIRSHIVETYRGHQQEVCGLKWSASGQQLASGGNDNLVHIWDRSLASSNSATQWLHRLEDHTSAVKALAWCPFQGNLLATGGGGGDRCIKFWNTHTGACLNSLDTGSQVCSLLWSKNERELLSSHGFTQNQLTLWKYPSMVKMAELTGHTSRVLFMAQSPDGCSVATAAGDETLRFWNVFGIPEAAKPAPKANTEPFSHLTRIR, from the exons ATGGATGCAGGATCAGTAAACTCCTCTTCGAACTTGAAATCACAATCCAGATTCCCGCTTCAAGAGCAGATTCTTCAGAGAAAGAGTTCTAAAGAAAAC TTGGATAGATTTATTCCGAATCGGTCAGCAATAGATTGGGACTATGCACATTACATGCTAACTGAAGGTAAGAAAGGTAAAGAGAACCCTTTAGATTGCTCACCAGCAAGAGAGGCCTACAGAAAGCAACTGGCAGAAACTTTGAACCTGAATCGGACTCGAATTCTAGCTTTCAAAAACAAGCCTCCTGCTCCTGTTGAATTGATCCCTCAAGAGCACATTTCCTCATCTCAGCTTCAGGCTAAACCAACTAAGCCGCGCAGACACATTCCACAG AGTTCTGAGAGGACATTGGATGCTCCAGACCTTGTTGATGATTTCTACCTGAACTTACTGGATTGGGGCAGCAGCAATGTTCTAGCTATAGCTCTTGGAAACAGTGTGTATTTGTGGGATGCTTCTGATGGTTCTACCTCAGAACTTGTGACAATTGATGATGAAATTGGTCCTGTTACCAGTGTCAATTGGGCTCCTGATGGACGCCACATTGCCATTGGCTTGAACAATTCTGAGGTCCAGTTGTGGGATTCTGCCGCTAATAGACAG CTAAGAACGTTGAAAGGTGGGCACAGATCAAGAGTTGGGTCACTGGCATGGAACAACCATATCCTCACTACTGGAGGAATGGATGGccaaataattaataatgatgTGAGAATTAGATCACACATTGTGGAGACGTATAGAGGACACCAACAAGAGGTTTGTGGACTTAAATGGTCAGCTTCTGGCCAACAATTAGCTAGTGGAGGCAATGATAACCTCGTTCACATATGGGATAGATCCTTGGCATCATCAAATTCAGCTACTCAATGGCTTCACAGGCTAGAGGACCATACTTCTGCAGTGAAAGCTCTCGCTTGGTGTCCATTCCAAGGAAATTTGCTGGCCACTGGAGGAGGTGGTGGTGATAGGTGCATAAAGTTTTGGAATACACACACCGGTGCCTGCTTGAACTCATTGGACACTGGCTCTCAAGTCTGTTCTCTATTGTGGAGCAAGAATGAGAGAGAGCTGCTTAGCTCTCATGGATTTACTCAAAATCAACTCACACTATGGAAATATCCATCAATGGtgaaaatggcagaactcactGGCCACACATCTAGAGTCCTTTTCATGGCTCAG AGTCCAGATGGTTGCTCAGTGGCAACAGCAGCAGGCGATGAAACCCTTAGATTCTGGAATGTTTTTGGGATTCCAGAAGCGGCTAAGCCTGCTCCAAAAGCAAATACGGAGCCTTTTTCCCATTTGACTCGCATCCGGTGA
- the LOC110622909 gene encoding uncharacterized protein LOC110622909 isoform X2, translating into MGSSGSGAVDCGVGPIVWVRRRNGSWWPGKIMSPEELAECNLSSPRTGTPVKLLGREDASVDWYNLEKSKRVKAFRCGDFDDCIERAESAQGMRIKKREKYARREDAILHALELEKQMMKKQGKLSTTSDNQRSKLSGPAKKDLGIASEGLTNNSGIPGNAKLNTSIKDEIIGIPAKAKDGNQPISGDDHSEATPRMRGLQDLGLRTASKRKLPTSSDSDVCMKPMGDTHFQVHPVDAPNMERRNHANGTIMPTEAEQNALRQPEVPEHGSISSEDPDELAFSGEISLLYPDDPFLANAAVSKWRLKGKRNIRHLTKKSSDRADEKVLNGPLHGTYHKINGSTLGQRGYSFDDADLGRKYIGMYNDRSSYASRYAFKGRNNIGHNTIDWRDMAWEDRPAFKGHLEDRVEHFNPIFFGRHYYGGRARSMLVDVDLKVQASYQKAPVPIVSLTSKLNGKAIIGHPIQIQALEEGSSETLISINDYHGTEAVDHDANTSISPAWRTARRTNYRVPRPLLSSVLGSEHPQFIDQEGRLPFRKLSVGNFSHKATLVRKSFPHTSRPSMDRKFQRKLQKKASLSSNKKTRTLSSIAVQQSFSKPLHYSSISQMGGLLKSETTRPTTVACIPVKLVFSRLLEKINRPPSKAACKVVISNGNAERPPS; encoded by the exons ATGGGAAGTTCGGGATCTGGTGCGGTTGATTGTGGTGTAGGACCGATTGTTTGGGTGAGAAGGAGGAACGGCTCGTGGTGGCCGGGGAAGATAATGAGCCCTGAAGAGCTGGCAGAGTGTAATCTATCTTCTCCCCGGACAGGGACTCCGGTCAAGCTCCTTGGAAGAGAAGACGCTAGCGT GGACTGGTACAATTTAGAAAAATCTAAGCGTGTGAAGGCATTTCGATGTGGTGACTTTGATGATTGCATTGAAAGAGCTGAATCTGCACAGGGCATGCGAATAAAAAAGCGAGAGAAATACGCACGTCGAGAAGATGCAATTCTTCATGCACTTGAGCTTGAAAAACAGATGATGAAGAAACAAGGAAAATTAAGTACAACCTCCGATAACCAAAGAAGTAAGTTATCTGGTCCAGCAAAGAAGGATCTCGGTATTGCTTCAGAGGGTTTGACAAATAATAGTGGAATACCTGGAAATGCCAAACTGAATACAAGTATCAAAGATGAGATTATTGGCATTCCTGCAAAAGCAAAGGATGGAAATCAGCCAATCTCTGGAGATGATCATTCTGAAGCAACACCACGGATGAGAGGATTACAGGATTTGGGGCTCAGAACTGCTTCAAAGCGAAAGCTTCCAACATCTAGTGATTCTGATGTTTGTATGAAACCTATGGGAGATACTCACTTTCAAGTTCATCCTGTTGATGCCCCTAACATGGAAAGAAGAAATCATGCAAATG GTACTATTATGCCTACAGAAGCTGAACAGAATGCTTTGAGACAACCTGAAGTGCCAGAACATGGAAGTATAAGCAGCGAGGATCCTGATGAATTGGCATTTTCTGGTGAAATTTCGCTTCTTTATCCTGATGATCCTTTTCTTGCTAATGCAGCAGTGTCCAAATGGcgactgaaaggaaaaaggaatATTCGGCACCTTACCAAAAAGTCTTCAGATAGAGCTGACGAAAAAGTTTTAAATGGTCCTCTTCATGGAACCTACCATAAGATAAATGGTAGCACTTTGGGTCAAAGGGGATATAGCTTTGATGATGCTGATTTGGGCAGAAAATATATTGGGATGTATAATGATCGTTCTTCATATGCATCCAGGTATGCATTCAAAGGTAGAAATAATATTGGTCATAATACTATTGATTGGAGGGACATGGCTTGGGAGGATCGACCTGCTTTTAAAGGACATTTGGAAGACAGGGTGGAACACTTCAATCCAATATTTTTTGGCCGTCATTATTATGGTGGAAGGGCTAGATCCATGTTGGTAGATGTGGATTTAAAGGTTCAAGCAAGCTATCAAAAAGCACCCGTTCCTATTGTCTCTCTTACGAGCAAGTTAAACGGAAAGGCAATTATAGGACATCCAATCCAAATTCAAGCGCTGGAAGAGGGTTCGTCAGAAACTCTTATTTCTATAAATGATTATCATGGCACTGAAGCAGTTGACCATGATGCAAACACTTCAATTTCACCAGCTTGGAGGACTGCTCGAAGGACCAATTATAGGGTCCCACGCCCTCTTTTATCATCAGTGCTGGGTTCTGAGCATCCTCAATTCATAGACCAAGAAGGAAGGCTGCCATTTAGGAAGTTAAGTGTAGGGAATTTCAGTCACAAGGCAACCTTGGTACGGAAGAGCTTTCCCCACACCTCTCGGCCTTCAATGGATAGGAAATTCCAAAGAAAGCTGCAGAAGAAAGCAAGTTTATCATCTAACAAAAAAACAAGAACCTTATCCTCAATTGCAGTACAGCAGAGTTTCAGTAAGCCTTTGCATTATAGCAGTATCAGTCAAATGGGTGGGCTGCTTAAATCTGAGACGACTAGGCCGACCACAGTTGCCTGTATACCTGTCAAATTAGTTTTCAGTAGGTTACTTGAGAAGATCAATAGACCGCCATCAAAAGCCGCATGTAAAGTGGTTATATCAAACGGAAATGCAGAGAGACCACCATCTTAG
- the LOC110622909 gene encoding uncharacterized protein At1g51745 isoform X1, with amino-acid sequence MGSSGSGAVDCGVGPIVWVRRRNGSWWPGKIMSPEELAECNLSSPRTGTPVKLLGREDASVDWYNLEKSKRVKAFRCGDFDDCIERAESAQGMRIKKREKYARREDAILHALELEKQMMKKQGKLSTTSDNQRSKLSGPAKKDLGIASEGLTNNSGIPGNAKLNTSIKDEIIGIPAKAKDGNQPISGDDHSEATPRMRGLQDLGLRTASKRKLPTSSDSDVCMKPMGDTHFQVHPVDAPNMERRNHANGADGVEVIQAKRSRCVYSPADSSDYLDDKELLPNQIKMLPSKSEDDDDHPHHSSLKEQNSSSGFMENLESDSSGTDSLQSESASSETEPDVADGMTVLPGTIMPTEAEQNALRQPEVPEHGSISSEDPDELAFSGEISLLYPDDPFLANAAVSKWRLKGKRNIRHLTKKSSDRADEKVLNGPLHGTYHKINGSTLGQRGYSFDDADLGRKYIGMYNDRSSYASRYAFKGRNNIGHNTIDWRDMAWEDRPAFKGHLEDRVEHFNPIFFGRHYYGGRARSMLVDVDLKVQASYQKAPVPIVSLTSKLNGKAIIGHPIQIQALEEGSSETLISINDYHGTEAVDHDANTSISPAWRTARRTNYRVPRPLLSSVLGSEHPQFIDQEGRLPFRKLSVGNFSHKATLVRKSFPHTSRPSMDRKFQRKLQKKASLSSNKKTRTLSSIAVQQSFSKPLHYSSISQMGGLLKSETTRPTTVACIPVKLVFSRLLEKINRPPSKAACKVVISNGNAERPPS; translated from the exons ATGGGAAGTTCGGGATCTGGTGCGGTTGATTGTGGTGTAGGACCGATTGTTTGGGTGAGAAGGAGGAACGGCTCGTGGTGGCCGGGGAAGATAATGAGCCCTGAAGAGCTGGCAGAGTGTAATCTATCTTCTCCCCGGACAGGGACTCCGGTCAAGCTCCTTGGAAGAGAAGACGCTAGCGT GGACTGGTACAATTTAGAAAAATCTAAGCGTGTGAAGGCATTTCGATGTGGTGACTTTGATGATTGCATTGAAAGAGCTGAATCTGCACAGGGCATGCGAATAAAAAAGCGAGAGAAATACGCACGTCGAGAAGATGCAATTCTTCATGCACTTGAGCTTGAAAAACAGATGATGAAGAAACAAGGAAAATTAAGTACAACCTCCGATAACCAAAGAAGTAAGTTATCTGGTCCAGCAAAGAAGGATCTCGGTATTGCTTCAGAGGGTTTGACAAATAATAGTGGAATACCTGGAAATGCCAAACTGAATACAAGTATCAAAGATGAGATTATTGGCATTCCTGCAAAAGCAAAGGATGGAAATCAGCCAATCTCTGGAGATGATCATTCTGAAGCAACACCACGGATGAGAGGATTACAGGATTTGGGGCTCAGAACTGCTTCAAAGCGAAAGCTTCCAACATCTAGTGATTCTGATGTTTGTATGAAACCTATGGGAGATACTCACTTTCAAGTTCATCCTGTTGATGCCCCTAACATGGAAAGAAGAAATCATGCAAATG GAGCAGACGGTGTGGAGGTCATTCAGGCAAAGAGGAGTCGATGTGTTTACTCTCCAGCTGATTCTAGTGATTATTTGGATGATAAAGAACTTCTTCCAAACCAGATTAAGATGTTGCCTTCCAAGTCTGAAGATGATGATGACCATCCTCATCATAGTTCCTTGAAAGAACAGAACTCTTCTTCTGGTTTTATGGAAAATCTTGAATCTGACTCTTCTGGGACTGACTCTCTGCAATCTGAGTCTGCTTCTTCTGAGACTGAACCTGATGTGGCTGATGGAATGACTGTTTTACCAG GTACTATTATGCCTACAGAAGCTGAACAGAATGCTTTGAGACAACCTGAAGTGCCAGAACATGGAAGTATAAGCAGCGAGGATCCTGATGAATTGGCATTTTCTGGTGAAATTTCGCTTCTTTATCCTGATGATCCTTTTCTTGCTAATGCAGCAGTGTCCAAATGGcgactgaaaggaaaaaggaatATTCGGCACCTTACCAAAAAGTCTTCAGATAGAGCTGACGAAAAAGTTTTAAATGGTCCTCTTCATGGAACCTACCATAAGATAAATGGTAGCACTTTGGGTCAAAGGGGATATAGCTTTGATGATGCTGATTTGGGCAGAAAATATATTGGGATGTATAATGATCGTTCTTCATATGCATCCAGGTATGCATTCAAAGGTAGAAATAATATTGGTCATAATACTATTGATTGGAGGGACATGGCTTGGGAGGATCGACCTGCTTTTAAAGGACATTTGGAAGACAGGGTGGAACACTTCAATCCAATATTTTTTGGCCGTCATTATTATGGTGGAAGGGCTAGATCCATGTTGGTAGATGTGGATTTAAAGGTTCAAGCAAGCTATCAAAAAGCACCCGTTCCTATTGTCTCTCTTACGAGCAAGTTAAACGGAAAGGCAATTATAGGACATCCAATCCAAATTCAAGCGCTGGAAGAGGGTTCGTCAGAAACTCTTATTTCTATAAATGATTATCATGGCACTGAAGCAGTTGACCATGATGCAAACACTTCAATTTCACCAGCTTGGAGGACTGCTCGAAGGACCAATTATAGGGTCCCACGCCCTCTTTTATCATCAGTGCTGGGTTCTGAGCATCCTCAATTCATAGACCAAGAAGGAAGGCTGCCATTTAGGAAGTTAAGTGTAGGGAATTTCAGTCACAAGGCAACCTTGGTACGGAAGAGCTTTCCCCACACCTCTCGGCCTTCAATGGATAGGAAATTCCAAAGAAAGCTGCAGAAGAAAGCAAGTTTATCATCTAACAAAAAAACAAGAACCTTATCCTCAATTGCAGTACAGCAGAGTTTCAGTAAGCCTTTGCATTATAGCAGTATCAGTCAAATGGGTGGGCTGCTTAAATCTGAGACGACTAGGCCGACCACAGTTGCCTGTATACCTGTCAAATTAGTTTTCAGTAGGTTACTTGAGAAGATCAATAGACCGCCATCAAAAGCCGCATGTAAAGTGGTTATATCAAACGGAAATGCAGAGAGACCACCATCTTAG
- the LOC110622246 gene encoding titin homolog, with amino-acid sequence MDFHSLARKELQALCKKNKIPANMTNVAMADALKALEKVEGLDELNSEPRSDPQESPARTTNVEPRTACRTSTRRKPINVEPESSQSMTRNRRATRRTVAEETGQENKNVNLLETPAMPTTRRRVQAASATRKMDAQLTEIGDNEEQAGQENSDVPVTPAMRTSRRKVPAVSTRRKTEAQKDEKSVQRVYGTRQSVRLLEKSIEDLSLKEKKRVEAVKIEGLCEETEQKNDVPGEFLSWQNIDESLENENEMQHGVQEDSKTNDHEIDNKVVSFQNLDQLLENVSEIKDKLHEHQNNAEVEVQSDVPCQNIDQLHKNESETKLQHQEDKKGNDHEVVDYDAEIGSQSCTNLDNDSGLDEDDEENSDSSDESSFQQVETSGDVVDMNCEAMEEKGSDIVITDNSETLNAALKPEIEKELNGSQDSLIVEMSDDDSVIVMETIVNFPDEASSEVMDSLTLEVSGSEGKSYEKNSMEDEQHGSHLHLDAAIEEECEDDAIEELPEGNGSDEVQENVNADKIQHKLLEKSDSIKEEPESPRFILQHESYEMNSVEDERYGSDDLHLDAAIGEECDDNAIKELPEGNGSDEVQENVNADKIQHKLLEKSDSIKEEPESPRFILQHESYEMNSVEDERHGSDDLHLDAAIGEECDDNAIKELPEGNGSDEVQENVNADKIQHKLLEKSDSIKEEPESPRFILQHESYEMNSVEDERHGNDDAAIGEECDDNAIKELPEGNESDEVQENGNADKIQDKLLEKCEELPDSIKEELESPRFILQHEKCEKASDDLANEYNNVGVNVMEAKESDMIIHDQKSSFCCPLVSDSEVAIEIPLGDDHVVPVEAAYACIQTLNKSPTSLKQMSPYQTVVSGDQVTGGTVSTVISSPFAANTIQGQFPRPNESTARKSSTKKQATIQKIINADINKENVENSGRKVEPKKDKIKKKEAEEEKQYEDISLRQLTKMVKEKLQIANKNNDGRNISKVGTRPALQVLTENCKAAGEPENKN; translated from the exons ATGGATTTTCACAGCCTTGCAAGGAAAGAGCTCCAAGCTCTCTGCAAGAAGAACAAGATCCCAGCTAACATGACCAACGTCGCCATGGCCGATGCTCTCAAGGCTCTTGAGAAG GTGGAAGGACTTGATGAACTCAACAGTGAACCAAGATCAGATCCTCAGGAATCCCCGGCGAGAACTACTAATGTGGAGCCTCGAACTGCATGTAGAACTTCAACTCGGAGAAAGCCTATTAATGTTGAGCCTGAAAGCTCGCAATCCATGACTCGTAATCGCCGTGCAACAAGAAGAACTGTTGCTGAAGAGACTGGACAAGAAAACAAAAATGTGAATCTACTGGAGACTCCAGCAATGCCCACTACCCGGAGAAGGGTACAAGCTGCTTCAGCAACGCGAAAAATGGATGCCCAATTGACGGAAATCGGGGATAATGAGGAACAAGCAGGTCAAGAGAATAGTGATGTGCCAGTGACTCCAGCAATGCGAACTTCCCGGAGGAAGGTTCCAGCGGTTTCAACTAGGCGGAAAACTGAGGCTCAGAAGGATGAGAAATCGGTTCAGAGAGTATATGGTACGAGGCAGTCAGTGAGGTTGTTGGAGAAAAGCATAGAAGATTTGAGCCTGAAGGAAAAAAAGAGAGTTGAAGCTGTGAAGATTGAGGGATTGTGCGAGGAAACTGAACAGAAGAATGATGTGCCTG GTGAATTTCTTTCATGGCAAAACATAGATGAATCACTAGAGAATGAAAATGAAATGCAGCATGGAGTTCAAGAAGACAGCAAGACTAATGACCATGAAATAGATAACAAAGTagtttcttttcaaaatttagATCAGCTTCTAGAGAATGTAAGTGAAATAAAGGATAAACTTCATGAGCACCAGAATAATGCTGAGGTTGAAGTGCAGTCAGATGTTCCTTGCCAGAATATAGATCAGTTGCACAAGAATGAAAGTGAAACAAAACTTCAACATCAAGAGGATAAAAAGGGAAATGATCATGAAGTGGTTGATTATGATGCGGAAATAGGTTCTCAGTCTTGCACTAATTTGGATAATGATTCAGGATTAGACGAAGATGATGAAGAAAATAGTGATAGTTCAGATGAATCATCTTTTCAGCAAGTGGAAACCTCAGGGGATGTGGTAGATATGAACTGTGAAGCAATGGAAGAGAAAG GTTCAGATATTGTGATTACGGACAACTCTGAGACTTTAAATGCTGCTTTGAAGCCAGAAATTGAAAAAGAACTAAATGGCAGTCAAGATTCTTTGATTGTAGAAATGTCTGATGACGATTCTGTTATTGTCATGGAAACAATCGTTAATTTTCCAGATGAAGCTTCATCTGAGGTCATGGATTCATTGACCCTTGAGGTGTCTGGATCTGAGGGCAAAAGCTATGAAAAGAATTCGATGGAGGATGAACAGCATGGCAGTCATCTGCATTTAGATGCTGCTATTGAAGAAGAATGTGAGGATGATGCCATTGAGGAATTGCCTGAAGGCAATGGGTCAGATGAAGTTCAAGAAAATGTCAATGCAGATAAAATCCAACACAAGCTTCTTGAGAAGTCAGATAGCATAAAGGAGGAACCCGAAAGCCCCAGGTTTATTCTCCAGCATGAAAGCTATGAAATGAATTCAGTGGAGGATGAACGGTATGGCAGTGATGATCTGCATCTAGATGCTGCTATTGGAGAAGAATGTGATGATAATGCCATTAAGGAATTACCTGAAGGCAATGGATCAGATGAAGTTCAAGAAAATGTCAATGCAGATAAAATCCAACACAAGCTTCTTGAGAAGTCAGATAGCATAAAGGAGGAACCCGAAAGCCCCAGGTTTATTCTCCAGCATGAAAGCTATGAAATGAATTCAGTGGAGGATGAACGGCATGGCAGTGATGATCTGCATCTAGATGCTGCTATTGGAGAAGAATGTGATGATAATGCCATTAAGGAATTACCTGAAGGCAATGGATCAGATGAAGTTCAAGAAAATGTCAATGCAGATAAAATCCAACACAAGCTTCTTGAGAAGTCAGATAGCATAAAGGAGGAACCCGAAAGCCCCAGGTTTATTCTCCAGCATGAAAGCTATGAAATGAATTCAGTGGAGGATGAACGGCATGGCAATGATGATGCTGCTATTGGAGAAGAATGTGATGATAATGCCATTAAGGAATTACCTGAAGGCAATGAATCAGATGAAGTTCAAGAAAATGGCAATGCAGATAAAATCCAAGACAAGCTTCTTGAGAAATGCGAGGAACTACCTGATAGCATAAAGGAGGAACTCGAAAGCCCCAGGTTCATTCTCCAGCATGAAAAGTGCGAGAAAGCTTCAGATGACTTAGCAAACGAGTACAATAATGTCGGGGTTAATGTAATGGAAGCTAAGGAATCTGATATGATAATCCATGACCAGAAAAGCTCTTTCTGTTGTCCTCTGGTTTCAGACAGTGAAGTTGCAATTGAAATTCCTTTGGGTGACGACCATGTAGTTCCAGTAGAAGCTGCTTACGCATGCATTCAAACATTAAACAAGTCACCAACTTCCTTGAAGCAAATGAGTCCCTATCAAACTGTCGTCTCAGGAGATCAAGTCACAGGTGGTACGGTGAGTACGGTGATTTCCTCGCCATTTGCAGCCAACACAATTCAGGGTCAGTTCCCTCGGCCAAATGAGTCAACAGCAAGGAAATCTTCAACCAAGAAACAAGCAACGATTCAGAAGATCATCAATGCAGACATTAACAAGGAGAACGTTGAAAACAGTGGCAGAAAAGTAGAACCTAAGAAAGATAAGATCAAAAAGAAGGAAGCTGAGGAAGAGAAACAATACGAGGACATAAGCCTAAGGCAGCTAACCAAGATGGTGAAAGAAAAACTGCAGATTGCAAATAAGAACAATGATGGAAGAAATATTTCAAAG GTGGGAACTAGACCAGCTTTGCAGGTGCTGACAGAGAATTGTAAAGCTGCTGGTGAACCAGAAAACAAGAACTGA